From a single Brassica rapa cultivar Chiifu-401-42 chromosome A01, CAAS_Brap_v3.01, whole genome shotgun sequence genomic region:
- the LOC103859883 gene encoding iron-sulfur cluster assembly protein 1, protein MMMIRQAAKKALGLTSRQSTPCSVGIFRSYHENVIDHYDNPRNVGSFDKNDPTVGTGLVGAPACGDVMKLQIKVDEKTGQIVDARFKTFGCGSAIASSSVATEWVKGKAMEEVLTIKNTEIAKHLSLPPVKLHCSMLAEDAIKAAVKDYKEKRVKTNGA, encoded by the exons atgatgatgatcagGCAAGCTGCGAAGAAGGCTCTAGGGCTTACGTCACGCCAATCAACTCCTTGCTCCGTCGGTATCTTCCGATCCTACCATGAGAACGTCATCGACCACTACGACAATCCCCGCAACGTCGGCTCTTTCGATAAGAACGATCCCACCGTCGGCACGGGTCTCGTGGGGGCTCCCGCCTGCGGTGATGTAATGAAGCTGCAGATCAAGGTCGATGAGAAGACTGGTCAAATCGTCGATGCTCGCTTCAAGACCTTTGGTTGTGGTTCCGCCATCGCCTCGTCATCTGTCG CCACTGAATGGGTGAAAGGGAAAGCTATGGAGGAAGTCCTGACCATCAAGAACAC CGAAATCGCGAAGCATCTTTCTCTCCCACCGGTGAAGCTCCATTGCAGTATGTTGGCAGAGGACGCTATTAAGGCAGCTGTGAAAGACTACAAGGAGAAGCGTGTGAAGACAAATGGTGCTTGA
- the LOC103859892 gene encoding plastid lipid-associated protein 2, chloroplastic — MATVQFFNQFPCKTRVQCPSNSKPLSKPPSSLVPMSALTRRPSFSPGEFAVSRSDFRVRVIDAEDELDPETSEGGGSALLMAEEAIESVEETEVLKRSLVDSLYGTDRGLSASSETRAEIGDLITQLESKNPTPAPTDALFLLNGKWILAYTSFVGLFPLLSRGIVPLVKVDEISQTIDSDNFTVENSVLFAGPLATTSISTNAKFEIRSPKRVQIKFEEGVIGTPQLTDSIEIPEYVEFLGQKIDLTPIRGLLTSVQDTATSVARTISSQPPLKFSLPGDSAQSWLLTTYLDKDIRISRGDGGSVFVLIKEGSPLLNP; from the exons atggcGACGGTTCAGTTCTTCAACCAATTCCCCTGCAAAACCCGAGTTCAATGCCCATCAAACTCAAAACCCCTCTCCAAGCCACCGTCTTCGCTGGTGCCGATGAGCGCGCTCACTCGCCGTCCGTCGTTTTCCCCCGGAGAATTCGCCGTTTCTCGTTCTGATTTCAGAGTCAGAGTCATCGATGCGGAAGACGAGTTGGATCCGGAGACGAGTGAGGGAGGAGGATCGGCTCTATTGATGGCGGAGGAAGCAATCGAATCCGTGGAGGAAACGGAGGTTCTCAAGAGATCGCTGGTGGACTCGTTGTACGGCACAGACCGAGGTTTGAGCGCATCGAGCGAGACGAGAGCCGAGATCGGAGATCTAATCACACAGCTCGAGTCCAAGAACCCTACACCAGCTCCCACCGATGCTCTCTTCCTTCTCAACGGCAAATGGATCCTCGC gtacACATCGTTCGTTGGTTTATTCCCGTTGCTTTCACGAGGGATCGTGCCGTTAGTTAAAGTCGATGAGATCTCACAGACTATCGATTCAGACAACTTCACGGTCGAGAACTCTGTTCTGTTCGCTGGTCCGTTAGCTACAACCTCGATAAGCACCAACGCCAAATTCGAAATCCGTAGCCCCAAACGCGTCCAAATTAAGTTCGAGGAAGGTGTGATCGGGACTCCTCAGCTGACGGATTCGATTGAGATCCCGGAGTATGTTGAGTTTCTTGGTCAGAAGATTGATCTTACTCCGATCAGAGGGTTGCTTACATCTGTACAAGACACGGCTACGTCTGTGGCTAGAACCATATCGAGCCAGCCACCGTTGAAATTCTCTTTGCCAGGGGACAGTGCTCAGTCGTGGCTGCTCACGACTTATCTGGACAAGGACATTAGGATCTCTAGAGGAGATGGTGGAAGCGTCTTTGTGCTTATCAAAGAAGGAAGCCCTCTCTTGAACCCTTGA
- the LOC103859901 gene encoding uncharacterized protein LOC103859901, protein MSDFDLGTTQRMTTETHRTTTCLDLLRRQMSIADRTRRKRTLRERLRFKCIACCGPTINNTTTSATLHSPTSREDEIEEQSEIQFVPGSDAGSGSGMNLATALEAERYNRGEPAVDMTPRRVSLMRLLDETAERVDNDGRETEISTASMETLTGNDSVCCVCMGRKKGAAFIPCGHTFAEFAPESCGSTEARVLFATVRSSRS, encoded by the coding sequence ATGAGTGACTTCGATCTCGGAACGACTCAGAGGATGACGACTGAGACACACCGCACCACGACGTGTCTTGATCTTCTCCGACGCCAGATGAGCATTGCCGATCGCACTAGGAGAAAGCGGACTCTTAGAGAGCGGTTGAGATTCAAATGCATTGCATGCTGTGGGCCCACCATCAACAATACAACAACTAGTGCTACTCTCCACAGTCCAACCTCTAGAGAAGACGAAATCGAAGAACAAAGTGAAATCCAGTTCGTTCCCGGGTCAGACgctggatcgggttcgggtatgAATCTCGCGACGGCTTTAGAGGCGGAGAGATACAACCGGGGAGAACCGGCGGTTGATATGACGCCGAGGAGAGTGTCGTTGATGAGATTACTGGATGAGACGGCGGAGAGAGTGGACAATGACGGGAGGGAGACGGAGATATCGACGGCGTCGATGGAGACGTTAACGGGTAACGATTCGGTGTGCTGCGTGTGTATGGGAAGGAAGAAAGGCGCTGCGTTTATTCCCTGTGGACATACTTTTGCAGAGTTTGCTCCAGAGAGCTGTGGCTCAACCGAGGCTCGTGTCCTCTTTGCAACCGTCCGATCATCGAGATCTTAG
- the LOC103859909 gene encoding ubiquinol oxidase 4, chloroplastic/chromoplastic isoform X2: MAATVAISGISSRPLVALHRSRAAAVSYSSSRQLLRHRQLLRHRPISSPPLSFRNVRRVQATILQDDEEKVVVEESFKAETFRGKEPLLEEESDTSSSALEASVIKLEQGVNVFLTDSVIKILDTLYRDRTYPRFFVLETIARVPYFAFMSVLHMYETFGWWRRADYLKVHFAESWNEMHHLLIMEELGGNSWWFDRLLGQIVATFYYFMTVFLYIVSPRMAYHFSECVESHAFETYDKFLKTNGDELKKSPPPDIAVKYYTGSDMYLFDEFQTSRAPNTRRPVIENLYDVFVNIRDDEAEHCKTMRACQTLGSLRSPHSVLEDEECDEESGCVIPEEAHCEGIVDCIKKSITN; the protein is encoded by the exons ATGGCAGCTACGGTGGCGATTTCAGGCATCTCCTCACGGCCTTTGGTTGCTCTTCATCGCTCCAGAGCCGCCGCTGTTTCGTACAGTTCCTCTCGTCAACTCCTTCGTCATCGTCAACTCCTTCGTCATCGTCCTATCTCTTCTCCTCCCCTAAGTTTCAG GAACGTTCGTCGCGTTCAAGCAACGATTTTACAAGACGATGAAGAGAAAGTTGTGGTGGAAGAGTCTTTTAAAGCTGAGACTTTTCGTGGTAAAGAACCACTTCTCGAGGAGGAGTCGGATACGAGTTCTAGTGCTCTGGAGGCTTCGGTCATCAAGCTTGAGCAAGGAGTCAATGTCTTCCTTACA GACTCGGTGATTAAGATACTCGACACACTCTACCGTGACCGGACCTATCCAAGGTTCTTTGTGCTTGAAACCATTGCTAGAGTCCCTTATTTTG CTTTTATGTCAGTGCTACACATGTATGAGACCTTTGGTTGGTGGAGGAGAGCTGATTATTTAAAAGTCCATTTTGCTGAGAGCTGGAATGAGATGCACCACTTGCTCATCATGGAA GAACTGGGTGGAAACTCATGGTGGTTTGATCGTCTTCTGGGCCAGATCGTAGCAACCTTCTATTACTTCATGACCGTGTTCTTGTATATCGTTAGCCCAAGAATGGCAT ATCACTTTTCAGAATGTGTGGAGAGTCATGCGTTTGAGACTTATGACAAATTTCTCAAGACCAATGGag ATGAGTTGAAGAAATCGCCTCCACCTGACATCGCCGTAAAATACTATACCGGAAGCGACATGTACTTGTTTG ATGAGTTCCAAACATCTAGAGCTCCAAATACTAGAAGGCCGGTCATAG AGAATTTATACGACGTGTTTGTGAACATAAGAGACGATGAAGCAGAACACTGCAAGACGATGAGAGCTTGTCAGACTCTAGGAAGTCTCCGTTCTCCACACTCCGTTTTAGAAGACGAAGAGTGTGATGAAGAATCAGGATGTGTTATACCTGAGGAGGCTCATTGCGAAGGTATTGTAGACTGCATCAAGAAATCCATtactaattaa
- the LOC103859909 gene encoding ubiquinol oxidase 4, chloroplastic/chromoplastic isoform X1 → MTSTGTREVVENPSEYPPTIILGNPYSFSSINPQKKIKALLLFPVTEMAATVAISGISSRPLVALHRSRAAAVSYSSSRQLLRHRQLLRHRPISSPPLSFRNVRRVQATILQDDEEKVVVEESFKAETFRGKEPLLEEESDTSSSALEASVIKLEQGVNVFLTDSVIKILDTLYRDRTYPRFFVLETIARVPYFAFMSVLHMYETFGWWRRADYLKVHFAESWNEMHHLLIMEELGGNSWWFDRLLGQIVATFYYFMTVFLYIVSPRMAYHFSECVESHAFETYDKFLKTNGDELKKSPPPDIAVKYYTGSDMYLFDEFQTSRAPNTRRPVIENLYDVFVNIRDDEAEHCKTMRACQTLGSLRSPHSVLEDEECDEESGCVIPEEAHCEGIVDCIKKSITN, encoded by the exons ATGACGTCGACGGGCACGAGAGAAGTCGTGGAGAACCCATCAGAATATCCGCCCACCATCATCCTTGGGAACCCATATTCGTTTTCGTCTATTAACCCGCAA AAAAAAATCAAAGCTTTACTTTTATTCCCTGTGACGGAGATGGCAGCTACGGTGGCGATTTCAGGCATCTCCTCACGGCCTTTGGTTGCTCTTCATCGCTCCAGAGCCGCCGCTGTTTCGTACAGTTCCTCTCGTCAACTCCTTCGTCATCGTCAACTCCTTCGTCATCGTCCTATCTCTTCTCCTCCCCTAAGTTTCAG GAACGTTCGTCGCGTTCAAGCAACGATTTTACAAGACGATGAAGAGAAAGTTGTGGTGGAAGAGTCTTTTAAAGCTGAGACTTTTCGTGGTAAAGAACCACTTCTCGAGGAGGAGTCGGATACGAGTTCTAGTGCTCTGGAGGCTTCGGTCATCAAGCTTGAGCAAGGAGTCAATGTCTTCCTTACA GACTCGGTGATTAAGATACTCGACACACTCTACCGTGACCGGACCTATCCAAGGTTCTTTGTGCTTGAAACCATTGCTAGAGTCCCTTATTTTG CTTTTATGTCAGTGCTACACATGTATGAGACCTTTGGTTGGTGGAGGAGAGCTGATTATTTAAAAGTCCATTTTGCTGAGAGCTGGAATGAGATGCACCACTTGCTCATCATGGAA GAACTGGGTGGAAACTCATGGTGGTTTGATCGTCTTCTGGGCCAGATCGTAGCAACCTTCTATTACTTCATGACCGTGTTCTTGTATATCGTTAGCCCAAGAATGGCAT ATCACTTTTCAGAATGTGTGGAGAGTCATGCGTTTGAGACTTATGACAAATTTCTCAAGACCAATGGag ATGAGTTGAAGAAATCGCCTCCACCTGACATCGCCGTAAAATACTATACCGGAAGCGACATGTACTTGTTTG ATGAGTTCCAAACATCTAGAGCTCCAAATACTAGAAGGCCGGTCATAG AGAATTTATACGACGTGTTTGTGAACATAAGAGACGATGAAGCAGAACACTGCAAGACGATGAGAGCTTGTCAGACTCTAGGAAGTCTCCGTTCTCCACACTCCGTTTTAGAAGACGAAGAGTGTGATGAAGAATCAGGATGTGTTATACCTGAGGAGGCTCATTGCGAAGGTATTGTAGACTGCATCAAGAAATCCATtactaattaa
- the LOC103864347 gene encoding protein KRI1: MSQSLTSSNKNRTTVQEEEDDDLVILPDVDNSELIARYRLSLVGRLFNRERRNVEALIALLPRPSIWDVEGRVRGVDLGNHRFQFDFDSEDDLQKVLSKRPCHFNKWSFALERWAPHIGDSFPNTMTFWVSAMGIPTHFWLEPIFRALGKRLGHVGLVEAKTAKFEVELNADLPIKFALRAQLPTGEIVPVSLEYGNLHRWCHSCRLLSHEDENCPQLSEKEKEKHRLAKEVNRDQGLQPRNDNNRKDINRNGDLPKRHNVAEQKLSSHQERRSGEGPQRDNRDSVWKRIDSRYAPRDDHRGDNRNAHRDRDKPTFNKETYNKRRYDDSFASSRQRVDAKKAEKKLVSETHGSKEVPEGPRALHLDVCTQGTTSDQNQLACRSISSPEHVRERPFMLSLQKRSSGELKLKEKVGDFGDSSDTVSSAKKSLRFAAENNPSSPKPNSSPPAQMGKKKEKSWYEQTLEEDETTDHTAETNINKEIQDDNKEFEDPNAERILEEEDWMNEDATFDIDEDDLMDEDELLYDEKQQEEEPAPPSDRIPLPLIIEGSTESGKETKEALVEESPKQSGLKTSVIGSRCAQLTPGRSSRSSTQKKRGTPSPTATGVSLRQRNLMVGRASSKAKVSKSGPKLNQTLSPDQGQDPSDFEKADLLLKNNKKSAKVGSNKPPKIPR; encoded by the coding sequence ATGTCTCAGTCACTTACCAGTTCAAACAAAAACAGGACAACAGTTCAAGAGGAGGAAGATGACGACCTTGTCATCCTGCCGGATGTAGATAACTCTGAGCTTATAGCTCGCTACAGACTCAGCTTGGTAGGAAGGCTTTTCAATAGAGAAAGACGCAATGTTGAAGCTCTCATTGCTCTACTGCCTAGGCCAAGCATTTGGGACGTTGAAGGTCGAGTCCGCGGCGTAGATTTGGGGAACCACCGTTTCCAGTTCGACTTCGACTCAGAAGATGACCTCCAGAAGGTGCTGAGTAAAAGACCATGCCATTTCAATAAATGGTCCTTCGCCCTTGAGAGATGGGCGCCTCACATAGGTGACTCATTCCCAAACACTATGACTTTTTGGGTCTCTGCAATGGGGATCCCGACACACTTCTGGCTCGAACCGATCTTCAGGGCCCTTGGAAAAAGGCTCGGCCATGTTGGTTTGGTGGAAGCAAAAACAGCAAAATTCGAGGTTGAGTTGAACGCTGATCTTCCCATAAAATTTGCTCTTCGTGCGCAACTTCCAACCGGTGAGATTGTTCCTGTCTCTCTTGAATACGGTAATCTACATCGATGGTGCCATTCATGCCGTCTCCTCTCCCATGAAGATGAAAACTGCCCACAGCTgtctgaaaaagaaaaagaaaagcacAGATTAGCAAAAGAAGTAAACAGAGATCAAGGCCTCCAACCAAGGAACGACAATAACAGAAAAGACATCAACAGGAATGGTGATCTCCCTAAACGCCACAACGTAGCTGAGCAGAAACTTTCAAGCCATCAGGAGAGACGCTCCGGGGAAGGTCCTCAAAGAGATAACCGGGATAGCGTATGGAAACGCATTGACTCTCGGTATGCTCCTAGAGATGACCACCGTGGAGACAATCGCAATGCTCACAGAGACCGTGATAAGCCAACTTTCAATAAAGAGACATATAACAAGAGAAGGTATGATGACTCTTTTGCATCAAGCAGACAAAGAGTGGACGCAAAGAAAGCAGAAAAAAAACTAGTCTCTGAAACTCATGGTTCTAAGGAAGTACCTGAAGGCCCTCGTGCTCTCCATCTGGACGTTTGTACTCAAGGAACAACGTCTGATCAGAACCAATTGGCTTGTCGTAGCATCTCCTCTCCAGAACATGTCAGAGAAAGACCTTTTATGCTCTCATTACAGAAAAGATCATCAGGTGAACTGAAATTGAAGGAGAAAGTTGGAGACTTTGGAGATTCTTCAGATACTGTAAGTTCTGCAAAAAAGAGTCTCAGATTCGCTGCCGAGAATAACCCTTCCTCACCAAAGCCCAACTCCTCACCACCTGCGCAAATgggaaaaaagaaagaaaaaagttgGTATGAGCAAACACTAGAGGAAGATGAGACGACTGATCATACAGCGGAGACCAACATAAACAAAGAGATACAAGACGACAACAAAGAATTTGAGGACCCTAATGCTGAAAGGATCTTAGAAGAGGAAGATTGGATGAATGAAGATGCTACCTTTGATATTGATGAGGATGATTTGATGGATGAGGATGAACTCCTCTACGACGAAAAGCAGCAGGAGGAGGAGCCTGCCCCCCCTTCTGATCGTATACCTCTGCCGTTGATTATCGAAGGTTCCACGGAATCAGGGAAGGAAACGAAAGAGGCATTGGTTGAGGAGAGTCCGAAGCAATCTGGTTTGAAGACATCGGTAATTGGAAGCCGCTGTGCTCAGTTAACGCCTGGCCGTTCGTCACGATCCTCGACACAGAAGAAAAGAGGAACTCCAAGCCCCACTGCTACTGGCGTCTCTCTCAGACAGAGAAACCTAATGGTGGGTCGGGCCTCTTCCAAGGCCAAGGTATCAAAGAGTGGGCCAAAACTCAATCAGACTCTCTCTCCGGACCAAGGCCAAGATCCAAGTGACTTTGAAAAGGCGGATTTACTTTTGAAGAACAACAAAAAATCAGCAAAGGTGGGAAGCAATAAACCACCAAAAATTCCAAGATGA